CTCCAGGACCTGGCCGTGCTTGTTGGCGATGCGCGGGTTCGCCTCGTCGGCGGGCGCCTTGCCGTCGGGGCCGCGGTCGGAGTTGTTGGTCAGCGCGGCGTAGACGCGGCCGGTCGTCGGGTGCGGTTCGACGTCCTCGGGGCGGTCCATCTTCGTCGCGCCCACCTTGTCGGCGGCCAGCCGGGTGAAGACGTAGACCTCCGCGGCGCTCATGCCCTCGACGAAGCTGGTGTCGTTGTGCGCCAACGGGATCCACTCGCCGACGCCGTCGAACTCGCCGTCGGACGGCAGCGTGCCCGTGCCGTCGATCTCGTCGGGGCTGTCGCCGGTGAGCTTCGCGACGTAGAGGGTGCCCGAGTCCAGCAGCGTCATGTTGTGCCGGCGGGCGTGCGCGCTCCTGCCCGGCTTGACCTTGCCGTCGGAGACGAAGCGGTACAGGTACTCGAACTTCTCGTCATCGCCCATGTAGGCCACGGCGCGGCCGTCGTCGGCGATGCGGATGTTGGCGCCCTCGTGCTTGAACCGCCCGAGCGCGGTGTGCTTGACCGGTGTCGACTCCGGGTCGTACGGGTCGAGCTCGACGATCCAGCCGAACCGGTTCGGCTCGTTGACCTGCTGGGTGAGGTCCCAGCGGGAGTCGAACCGCTCCCACTTGCGCTCGCTGGCGCCGCCCGTGATGCCGTAGCGGGCCAGGCGCTCCTGGGTCACCGGGTCGGTGACCTGGTCGGCGTTGGCGAAGTAGAAGTGGATGTTCTCCTCGCCGTGGAGGGTCGTGCCCCACGGGGTGACGCCGCCGGAGCAGTTGTTCATGGTGCCGAGGGCCCGCGTGCCGGTCGGGTCGGCCGGGGTCTTCAGCAGGTCGCTGCCCGCGGCCGGGCCGCGCAGCTCGAACGGCGTGTTCAGGGTGATGCGGCGGTTCAGCCGGTCCAGCACCGGCTTCGGCGCGCCGGCACCGGTCTCGAGCACCACCACGGACAACCCGTGCGCGGCCCACGCGACCCGCACCTGCTGCTCGGTGGGGTTCTCCGGGTCGTAGCCGCGGAACAGGAACTCCTCGCTGGTGTACTCGTGGTTGTTCACCATCAGCCGCCGGTTGCCGTCCAGCGGCAGCAGCGCGCAGAAGTCGTTGTTGTAGCCGAACTGCTGCTCCTGCGCCTCGGGGGTCTGGTTGTCGAAGTCGAACTCCGGGGCGCCGGGCAGGATCGGGTCGCCCCAGCGGATCACGATGTCGTGCTGGTAGCCGTCCGGCACGACCACGGCGTCCTCGCTGTTGGGCTGGACCGGCGTGAAGTCCAGACCGGGAGGACCACCGGGTGCGGCGGAGGCGGGTCGGGACGTGAGGCCGGGGAGCACCGCGGCGGAGGCCGCGACCACGGCGCCCGCCTTGAGCAGTCCGCGCCGGCTCAGCGCGGCGGCCAGCACGTCACCGAAGTACGGGTTGTCCGTGGGGTTCGGCGGGTGCTCGGCGCACTGGTCGCCGCATCGGTAGCGGCAGGTCACCCTCGCTCGTCCGGCCGTGAGCAGTGGCAGCAGTCGACGTTCGCCCGGCTGTGGTGGCACCGGAACCTCCAAGCTGATCGAGGACGGCTTGGAGCGTATGCCACGGCGGGAGAATGGCAAGAGATCTGGGAAAACAGGTGAATTCTGGCGAAGTTCCGCCGCGGGCGGTCCCGCCCGCCTCGCTGCGAGGCGGGCGGGGGTGGCTCAGAGCTCCTCGCCGACCACGGCCGCGTCCGCGGGCACGTCGTGCGCGTCGGCCTTCTTGGTGCGCAGCTCCAGCGCGAGCAGACCGGCCGCGACCAGGCACAGCACCGCGCCGACGGCGAACGGGGCGTGGTCGGAGCCGAACCAGGTGGCGATGTGCCCGACGACGGTGGCCGCGACCGCCCCGCCGAGCCAGCGGCAGAAGTTGTAGCCCGCGCTGGCGACGGGGCGGGGCGCACCGCTGATGCTCATCGCGGTGCCGGTGAACAGGGTGTTGAGCAGGCCGGAGGCCAGGCCGCTGAGCACGACCGCGACGACCACCACGGGCTTGGACCCGATGGCCATGACGCCGAGCAGCACCGCGAAGGCCAGCACCGCGAGGATGGTGCCGACGACCTCGCCGAAGCGGGCCGCGAGCCGCGGGGCCAGGAACACGCCGGCGAGGGCCACGCACACGCCCCAGCCGAAGAACACCAGGCCGACCGCGATCGCGCCGAACTCGAGGACGAACGGCGCCCAGGCCAGCACGGTGAAGAACGCCGCGGTGTAGAAGGCCGAGCCCAGCGCGGTCCGCAGCAGGCCGCCGTGGCCGAGCGCCCGGATCGGGTCGAGCAGCCGCACCTTGGCCCGCTGGGCGCGGTCCCCGTCCTTCGGCAGGAACCCGGCGGACAGCACCAGCGCGATCGCCATGAGCACCGCGGTCCCGGCGAACGGGCCGCGCCACGAGATGTGGCCCAGCAGCGCCCCCAGCAGCGGGCCGGTGGACAGCCCGATGCCGAGCGCCGCCTCGTAGAGCATGATGGCCGCGGCCTGCCCGCCGCTGGCCGCGCCGACGATCACCGACAGCGCGGTGGCGATGAAGAACGCGTTGCCCAGACCCCACACCGCGCGCAGCGCGACGAGCTGGCCGATCGAGCCGGCCAGCGCGCACGCCAGGGTGGCGACCACGATGAGCACCAAGCCGGTGACCACCGTCCGCTTGGCGCCGAACCGCGCGCTGAACGCGCCGGTGATGAGCATCGCCACGACCTGCACGCCCAGGTAGGACGAGAACAGCAGGGTGACCTGCTCGGGCCCGGCCCGGAGGGCCTCAGCGATGGACAGCAGGATCGGGTCGACGAGACCGATGCCCATGAAGGCGATCACGGCGGCGAAGGCGGTGATCCACACCGCCTTCGGCTGCCCCTTGAACACGTCGAGAAACCGAACGTCATGCCCGGCGCTCATGGCCGACAACTCCTCGCGGTGGGAAAAGACATCGTTCGCCAGGCTAACAATTTCCTCCTTAGCGGACCAAACGAACATGAGTCAGGTCACCGCGGATGCGGCCGACCAGCGGAAACCGCGCCCTCCCGGGGGACGCGGGGAGTGGTGCGAACGGACCGCGTCAGCCGGCCAGGCCCGCGCGCGCCGCCGTCGCGATCGCCTCCTCCGGGTGCTGCTCGGCGATCGCCCCGAGCACCTCCGCCGCGCTGGCGTGCTCGCTGCGCGCGATCTCGGAGATCACCGACAGCTGGTCGTGCTCCGGCCGCTCGGCGAACTCGGCGAGGAACAGCTCGCTGTCCTCGTCCAGCGCGCACGACAGCTCGTCGCCCGGGCGCACCAGGTCGTCACCGCTCGACGTCCGGGCGCGCAACCACACCCGCACCGCCGCGCCCGCCACCGGGTCGTCGACCAGCTCGCGCGCCGCGGCCACGCCCTCCGCACCGGTGCGCTCCAGGACGGCGAGCGCCGACAGCCGCACCGTCGGGTCGTCCACCCGGCGCAGCAGGGCGGCCAGCTCGCCGCTCGCCGCGCGGGCGCCGCGCCGCTCGATCCAGCGCTCCACCAGCACCTGCTGCACGCCGGCGGGAGCGTCGGTGAGCACCAGGGCCAGCAGCTCCGCCGGGGCGGTCACCAGGTCGTCCACGGTGGGGACGTGGAACCCGAAGGCGCGCAGCGACTCGCGAGCGGCCCACAGACCCGCGGGCAGCAGCTCGACCAGGGTGCGCCCGCCGTCCTCGTGCGTGCGGACCGCCTGCATCGACTCCCACTGGGCGAGCACCCGGCCGACCACGTCGCGCACCGCCTCCTGCGCCGCGGGTCCGTCCTCGCCGAGGAGGTCGCAGGTCATCGTCACGATCAGCTCCAGCGGCACCGCGTCGGTCCGCGCGTACAGCACGCTCAGCGCCGCCTGCACGATCTCCGGCAGCGCGTCGGCGCCGTCGGACAGCACCTCCAGCCGGTCCCGGAACACGTCGTCCACCAGCACGAACCGCTGCCACAGCCGGGTCCACAGCAGGTCCGGGTGGGCCAGCAGGGGCTCGGCGACCGCGGTGCGCACCAGCAGGTCGCCCGCCGGGCGGAGCAGGCCGGCGCGCTCGGCCCACTCCAGCAGCAGGTCGGCCTCCTCCGCGCTGCCGCCCAGCGCCTCCACCAGCCCGTCCGCGTCGGACGGGTCGCGGCCGTCGCCGATCCAGTCGAGGAGGGTGCGGATCCGCTGCACCACCGGTGCTCCGGCCGCGATCGCCCGGTGCGGTTCGAGCACCGTGAGCTCGACCGGTGGCAGCCACAGCGCGGGCTGGTCGCCCGGCTCCAGCCCCTCGCGCCGCTCGACCTCCTCCAGCACGTCGCGGTCCACCTCGACCTCGTCGGCCTCCACCGAGGTGAAGAACTCCGCCACGGCCCGCGGATCCTCGGTGTCCACGCCGAGCTCGCGCATCGTGGTCGTCCAGAACTTCTCCGAGCTCCACTCGGTCGGCTCGGCCATCGCCGCCAGGTGCTCCGGTGTCGCCCGCTCGACGGCCTCGTGCAGGTCGGACAGCGGGGACGGGCTGGTGAGCAGGTCGTTCTCGGCGAGGAAGCCGATCCACTGGTGCAGGAAGCCCGGCGCGAGCGACCAGTCCGCCAGCACCGCCCGGCGCGGCACCACCGAGACCAGGAACCGGGTCAGTTCCTCCTCCGGCCACCAGGCCAGCAGGCCGTCCCGGGCGAACTTGTCGGTGAGCAGCAGGTCGACCAGCCGGCCGGCCCGCAGCTCCGGGCGGCTGCGTTCGAACCGGGCGACGAGCTCGGCGCGGGCGCGCTCGAACCGGTCGACCTCGCCGTGGATGAAGGCGGTGCGCATGACGTGCCCCTCTCGATCAGCCGTGCGGATCGAGCGTAGGGAGCGCGCGGACCGTTCCCGGGCAGCGCCAGCGGAGTTCTGCACGTGTGTCGGGACCCTCGAACGGGTGAACTTCGTGGGGGCTTCGGTATGGCCCTCGGTACTTGTCCCGCTTCGCGCACCAGGGTCTTCCGGCATGTTCTCGACTGCGTCGACGAGGGAGCCGCTCCCGTGGCGACGCACCGACGCGGAGGACCTGCGCGGTGGTCCACCGGGGGCCGCCGCCCCGCTCCCGGCCCACCCGGCCGGGACGGCGACGGCGACCCGGCACCACCGCACCGGGGAGGAGGTGTGGCGACCGGCGCAGCACGCCCCCGCTGCCCGGCGCCCGCGCCCCGTCAGCGAGGTGGGTGTTTCCCGTCCGAA
This region of Saccharopolyspora hordei genomic DNA includes:
- a CDS encoding alkaline phosphatase PhoX, producing the protein MPPQPGERRLLPLLTAGRARVTCRYRCGDQCAEHPPNPTDNPYFGDVLAAALSRRGLLKAGAVVAASAAVLPGLTSRPASAAPGGPPGLDFTPVQPNSEDAVVVPDGYQHDIVIRWGDPILPGAPEFDFDNQTPEAQEQQFGYNNDFCALLPLDGNRRLMVNNHEYTSEEFLFRGYDPENPTEQQVRVAWAAHGLSVVVLETGAGAPKPVLDRLNRRITLNTPFELRGPAAGSDLLKTPADPTGTRALGTMNNCSGGVTPWGTTLHGEENIHFYFANADQVTDPVTQERLARYGITGGASERKWERFDSRWDLTQQVNEPNRFGWIVELDPYDPESTPVKHTALGRFKHEGANIRIADDGRAVAYMGDDEKFEYLYRFVSDGKVKPGRSAHARRHNMTLLDSGTLYVAKLTGDSPDEIDGTGTLPSDGEFDGVGEWIPLAHNDTSFVEGMSAAEVYVFTRLAADKVGATKMDRPEDVEPHPTTGRVYAALTNNSDRGPDGKAPADEANPRIANKHGQVLELDDDPAGTRFTWRLLLVCGDPNDPSTYFGGFDKSQVSPISCPDNVAFDSHGNLWITTDSSEALGANDGLYAVPLEGEHRGHVMQFLSVPRGAEACGPVIEDDLVLVSAQHPGELDGASADNPASHWPDGGNSQPRPSVVAVWR
- a CDS encoding MFS transporter, which translates into the protein MSAGHDVRFLDVFKGQPKAVWITAFAAVIAFMGIGLVDPILLSIAEALRAGPEQVTLLFSSYLGVQVVAMLITGAFSARFGAKRTVVTGLVLIVVATLACALAGSIGQLVALRAVWGLGNAFFIATALSVIVGAASGGQAAAIMLYEAALGIGLSTGPLLGALLGHISWRGPFAGTAVLMAIALVLSAGFLPKDGDRAQRAKVRLLDPIRALGHGGLLRTALGSAFYTAAFFTVLAWAPFVLEFGAIAVGLVFFGWGVCVALAGVFLAPRLAARFGEVVGTILAVLAFAVLLGVMAIGSKPVVVVAVVLSGLASGLLNTLFTGTAMSISGAPRPVASAGYNFCRWLGGAVAATVVGHIATWFGSDHAPFAVGAVLCLVAAGLLALELRTKKADAHDVPADAAVVGEEL